One window from the genome of Leucobacter aridicollis encodes:
- the rarD gene encoding EamA family transporter RarD: protein MRDTRAGLGYGIGAYLIWGAFPLFFTLIAVVNPFEVVSWRVVTTLLVCAVIVTVTRRWRRVGNVLKQPKTFGLFALSSILLYANWQIFVIGVISGHVLETSLGYFINPLFTILFGVIFWREKLSRLQWIAVVVAGTGVLFSAISYGKVPWIALGLALSFGLYGVVHQRIEEVDGVTGLTVETLVSVPIGLTQLAIVGSVAGLSAFSHGGVITALVLVSGLLTAVPLILFGEAARRLPLTYVGFLQFLTPVLGFLFGYFIMHEELPIARWIGFIAVWIALMFLIADMIVRLRRSPSADLAHQPHTGPIPLD, encoded by the coding sequence GTGAGGGACACTCGTGCTGGCTTAGGGTATGGAATCGGCGCGTATCTGATTTGGGGCGCATTCCCGCTCTTTTTCACGCTTATCGCGGTCGTGAACCCGTTCGAGGTCGTCTCGTGGCGAGTCGTCACGACGCTGCTTGTCTGCGCGGTGATTGTGACGGTGACGCGCAGGTGGCGTCGCGTTGGCAACGTGCTGAAGCAGCCGAAAACGTTTGGGCTGTTCGCCCTCTCGTCGATCCTGCTGTACGCGAACTGGCAGATCTTCGTGATCGGGGTGATCTCCGGCCACGTGCTTGAGACGTCGCTCGGCTACTTCATCAATCCGCTCTTCACGATCCTGTTCGGAGTGATCTTCTGGCGCGAGAAGCTCTCGCGCCTCCAGTGGATCGCGGTCGTCGTCGCGGGCACAGGTGTGCTGTTCTCGGCGATCTCCTACGGCAAGGTGCCGTGGATCGCGCTGGGTCTTGCCCTCTCGTTCGGCCTCTACGGCGTCGTGCACCAACGCATCGAAGAAGTCGACGGGGTCACGGGGCTCACTGTCGAGACACTCGTCTCCGTGCCGATCGGCCTGACCCAACTGGCAATCGTCGGTTCCGTCGCGGGTCTGAGCGCGTTCTCTCACGGGGGCGTGATTACGGCACTCGTGCTCGTCAGTGGGCTCCTCACAGCGGTTCCGCTCATCCTCTTCGGTGAGGCAGCTCGCAGGCTCCCGCTCACCTATGTTGGGTTCCTGCAGTTCCTCACCCCGGTGCTCGGTTTCCTCTTCGGGTACTTCATCATGCATGAAGAACTTCCCATCGCGAGGTGGATCGGCTTCATCGCTGTGTGGATTGCGCTCATGTTCCTCATCGCCGACATGATCGTGCGATTGCGGCGTTCGCCTAGCGCGGACCTCGCCCATCAGCCTCATACAGGTCCCATTCCCTTAGACTAG
- the groES gene encoding co-chaperone GroES, with protein sequence MSVAIKPLEDRIVIQQVEAEQTTASGLVIPDSAKEKPQEGKVVAVGPGRVSDNGTRIPVDVNVGDIVIYSKFGGTEIKAAGEEYLVLSSRDILAVIER encoded by the coding sequence GTGTCGGTCGCCATTAAGCCGCTCGAGGATCGCATTGTCATTCAGCAGGTCGAGGCTGAGCAGACTACTGCTTCGGGTCTCGTTATCCCTGACAGCGCAAAGGAAAAGCCCCAGGAGGGCAAGGTTGTTGCAGTGGGCCCCGGCCGTGTCTCAGACAACGGCACCCGCATCCCCGTCGACGTGAACGTCGGCGACATCGTGATCTACTCGAAGTTCGGCGGCACCGAGATCAAGGCCGCTGGCGAGGAGTACCTCGTGCTCTCGAGCCGCGACATCCTCGCAGTCATCGAGCGCTAA
- the guaB gene encoding IMP dehydrogenase, giving the protein MEQRDPFAFTGLTYDDVLLLPAHTDVIPSEADTSTQLTRRVRLAMPLISAAMDTVTETRMAVAMARNGGLGILHRNLSIQDQAEMVDRVKRSEAGMITNPLTTTVDATVAEVDAICGEYRVSGLPVVDSAGILLGIITNRDMRFIDPKDRANVRVSEAMTRMPLITAPAGISKDDAAELFKQHKIEKLPLVDGEGRLTGLITVKDFDKEEQYPLATKDDAGRLRVGAAVGFFGDAWKRAGSLLEAGVDVLVVDTANGDSKGVLDIIAKIKGDPAFAGVDVIGGNVATYNGAKAIVDAGADAVKVGVGPGSICTTRVIAGVGVPQVTAVYEAAKAATPAGVPVIADGGLQYSGDIAKALVAGASSVMMGSLLAGTDESPGDLVFVGGKQYKTYRGMGSLGALQTRGERTSYSKDRYFQADVPSDEKLIPEGIEGQVPYRGPVGAVAHQMVGGLRQSMFYVGARSVAELKERGQFVRITSAGLKESHPHDIQMVVEAPNYRK; this is encoded by the coding sequence ATGGAACAGCGTGACCCTTTCGCGTTCACAGGACTCACTTACGACGACGTGCTGCTGCTTCCCGCGCACACCGACGTCATTCCGAGCGAGGCGGACACCTCGACGCAGCTCACCAGGCGCGTGCGGCTTGCAATGCCGCTCATTTCAGCGGCAATGGACACTGTCACCGAGACGCGCATGGCTGTCGCTATGGCGCGTAACGGCGGCCTTGGGATCCTGCACCGCAACCTGTCTATTCAGGATCAGGCGGAGATGGTCGACCGCGTGAAGCGGTCTGAAGCCGGGATGATCACGAACCCGCTCACCACGACTGTCGATGCGACAGTCGCTGAGGTCGACGCGATCTGCGGCGAGTACCGAGTCTCGGGACTGCCCGTCGTTGACTCGGCAGGGATCCTGCTCGGAATCATCACGAACCGCGACATGCGTTTCATCGATCCGAAGGACCGCGCGAATGTTCGCGTGTCCGAGGCGATGACACGAATGCCGCTCATTACCGCACCCGCAGGGATCTCCAAGGACGACGCGGCTGAGCTGTTCAAGCAGCACAAGATCGAGAAGCTCCCGCTCGTCGACGGCGAGGGGCGCCTGACTGGCCTCATCACCGTGAAGGACTTTGATAAGGAAGAGCAGTACCCACTCGCGACGAAGGACGACGCCGGTCGGCTTCGCGTTGGCGCGGCTGTCGGTTTCTTCGGCGACGCGTGGAAGCGCGCTGGCTCGCTGCTTGAGGCCGGCGTCGACGTGCTCGTCGTCGACACCGCAAACGGTGATTCGAAGGGCGTGCTCGACATTATTGCGAAGATCAAGGGTGACCCGGCGTTCGCCGGTGTTGACGTGATCGGTGGCAACGTGGCGACGTACAACGGCGCGAAGGCGATCGTTGACGCGGGCGCAGATGCGGTGAAGGTCGGCGTTGGGCCGGGCTCGATCTGCACGACTCGTGTGATTGCAGGTGTCGGTGTTCCCCAGGTCACCGCCGTCTACGAGGCCGCGAAGGCTGCGACGCCGGCGGGTGTACCGGTGATTGCTGACGGCGGCCTGCAGTACTCGGGAGATATCGCGAAGGCTCTTGTTGCTGGCGCATCGTCAGTGATGATGGGCTCGCTGCTCGCTGGCACTGACGAGAGCCCTGGCGACCTCGTCTTCGTTGGCGGCAAGCAGTACAAGACGTACCGTGGTATGGGGTCACTCGGCGCGCTGCAAACGCGCGGTGAGCGCACCTCGTACTCGAAGGATCGCTACTTCCAGGCGGATGTGCCGAGCGACGAGAAGCTCATTCCCGAGGGCATCGAGGGCCAGGTTCCCTACCGCGGCCCCGTTGGCGCTGTCGCGCACCAGATGGTCGGCGGTCTGCGCCAGTCCATGTTCTACGTTGGTGCACGCTCAGTTGCCGAGCTCAAGGAGCGGGGCCAGTTCGTGCGCATCACTTCAGCTGGTCTGAAGGAGAGCCACCCGCACGACATTCAGATGGTCGTTGAGGCGCCGAACTACCGCAAGTAG